In bacterium (Candidatus Blackallbacteria) CG13_big_fil_rev_8_21_14_2_50_49_14, a genomic segment contains:
- a CDS encoding cell division protein FtsZ, translated as MEAARKKLSSVADIKVIGVGGGGGNAVNRMISSGLNGVEFISINTDAQALSFSQAEKRIAVGGKVTRGLGAGGNPAIGAKAAEESRDDIAAALEGADMVFITCGMGGGSGTGAAPIVAEIARQNNALTIGVVTRPFTFEGRRRWQQAEDGINNFREKVDTLIVIPNDRLLSVVEKRTSIQEAFRVADDVLRQGVQGISDIITIPGLINVDFADIKAIMADAGSALMGIGHASGEGRAIEASRAAISSPLLEASIEGASGIIFNVTGGADLTLYEVNEAAEVIYGVASPDANIIFGAVIDDRIQGEIQITVIATGFNNGQRPGVRRQQQEARYTAPVHKPAAPAYQAPSAAPAPAPVAPPPQAAAPAPAPAPVAPPPQAAAPAPAPAAPPPQAAAPAPAPAAPPPVAVPPVASAPPAAVVPPAAAAPPPAHDPLELPPFLRPHR; from the coding sequence ATGGAAGCAGCAAGAAAAAAACTCTCATCTGTCGCAGATATTAAAGTTATAGGTGTAGGGGGCGGTGGCGGCAATGCCGTTAACCGGATGATTTCCTCTGGTTTAAATGGTGTTGAATTTATTTCAATCAATACTGATGCGCAAGCCCTCTCTTTTTCACAGGCTGAAAAGCGCATTGCCGTGGGTGGAAAAGTCACCCGAGGTTTAGGGGCTGGTGGTAACCCTGCGATTGGCGCGAAAGCGGCAGAAGAAAGCCGTGATGATATTGCAGCAGCACTTGAGGGTGCTGATATGGTTTTTATTACCTGTGGTATGGGCGGTGGTTCTGGGACTGGTGCCGCACCGATTGTTGCGGAAATTGCACGTCAGAACAATGCTTTAACCATTGGGGTGGTGACACGGCCCTTTACCTTTGAAGGACGCAGACGTTGGCAACAGGCTGAAGATGGGATCAACAATTTCCGTGAAAAAGTAGATACCCTGATTGTGATTCCCAACGACAGATTGCTTTCTGTGGTTGAAAAACGCACCTCTATTCAAGAAGCTTTTCGGGTCGCTGATGATGTTCTGCGCCAGGGGGTCCAGGGTATTTCTGATATTATCACCATCCCAGGTCTGATCAACGTCGACTTTGCTGATATTAAAGCGATTATGGCAGATGCAGGCTCTGCTCTGATGGGCATTGGCCACGCCAGCGGTGAAGGACGTGCGATTGAGGCTTCTCGTGCCGCAATCTCCAGTCCTCTCTTGGAAGCCTCGATTGAGGGGGCCAGCGGAATTATTTTCAATGTCACCGGGGGTGCTGACCTGACCCTGTATGAGGTCAATGAGGCAGCTGAAGTCATTTATGGGGTCGCCAGTCCTGATGCCAATATTATTTTTGGTGCTGTGATTGATGACCGGATTCAGGGTGAGATTCAAATCACCGTGATTGCAACAGGTTTTAACAATGGTCAACGGCCAGGGGTGCGACGCCAGCAACAGGAAGCCCGCTATACCGCGCCTGTACATAAACCGGCAGCACCGGCCTATCAAGCGCCTTCTGCCGCCCCTGCGCCAGCTCCTGTCGCTCCGCCTCCTCAGGCCGCTGCCCCTGCGCCAGCGCCAGCTCCTGTCGCTCCGCCTCCTCAGGCTGCTGCCCCTGCACCAGCTCCTGCTGCTCCGCCTCCTCAGGCTGCTGCCCCTGCGCCAGCTCCTGCTGCTCCGCCTCCTGTGGCCGTTCCCCCTGTCGCGTCGGCTCCTCCGGCTGCTGTTGTTCCTCCTGCTGCCGCTGCGCCACCGCCAGCCCATGACCCTTTGGAGTTGCCTCCTTTTCTTCGCCCCCATCGCTAA